In Erigeron canadensis isolate Cc75 chromosome 7, C_canadensis_v1, whole genome shotgun sequence, one DNA window encodes the following:
- the LOC122607472 gene encoding patatin-like protein 2, with translation MSFKEDLRSPLQPPTYGNLVTILSIDGGGIRGIIPSVLLDLLETELQKLDGEDARLADYFDVIAGTSTGGLVTAMLATPNEEGRPLFAAKDVKDFYLEHCPKIFPHHSNPLAPAANVVKALTGPKYNGEYLHKVIQEKLQDKRLQDTLTNVVIPTFDIKHLQPTIFSSYQLNTTPSLDAKLSDICIGTSAAPTYLPSHSFKTEDSEGNLIREFNLIDGGVAANNPTLVAISEVTKEITRGSPNFFPIKPTEYGRFLVLSLGTGSPKFQERYDATKSSHWGVLGWLAGGGSTPLVDVFTQASSDMADYHISTVFQALHSAENYLRIQDDTLSGDLASIDMATKENLGNLVKVGEELLKKPVTRVNLGTGLSEPYHHTTNEMALKKFALILHKEKCVRELRSPNTNKGWVNHGKSLAEQGKVSQSMLGTGPNTVHHESLADLHKLNLK, from the exons ATGTCGTTTAAGGAAGATCTGAGATCACCATTGCAACCACCAACATACGGGAATCTAGTCACGATTCTGAGTATCGACGGTGGCGGAATACGAGGGATCATTCCAAGTGTGCTCCTTGATCTTTTGGAAACTGAGCTTCAG AAATTAGACGGTGAAGATGCAAGGCTTGCAGACTATTTCGACGTTATTGCTGGGACAAGTACGGGTGGTCTTGTCACAGCTATGTTGGCCACTCCAAACGAAGAGGGGCGTCCGTTATTTGCGGCCAAGGATGTTAAAGATTTCTATCTTGAACATTGTCCTAAAATATTTCCCCATCACAG CAATCCTTTGGCTCCTGCTGCAAATGTAGTGAAAGCTTTAACGGGACCAAAATACAATGGTGAATACCTGCACAAAGTTATTCAAGAAAAATTACAAGATAAACGACTCCAAGATACCTTAACAAATGTTGTAATTCCGACGTTTGACATCAAACATCTGCAGCCTACAATCTTCTCAAGCTACCAG TTAAACACAACTCCGAGCCTTGATGCCAAGTTATCAGATATATGTATTGGAACATCGGCAGCTCCAACTTATCTTCCTTCTCATTCTTTCAAAACCGAAGATTCTGAAGGGAATTTAATTAGAGAATTCAACCTTATTGATGGTGGAGTGGCTGCCAACAATCCG ACTTTGGTCGCGATAAGTGAAGTAACCAAGGAAATAACTAGAGGAAGTCCAAATTTTTTCCCGATAAAGCCAACAGAGTATGGGAGGTTTCTAGTTTTGTCGTTGGGCACCGGGTCTCCAAAATTTCAGGAGAGGTACGATGCTACAAAGTCCTCTCATTGGGGTGTTTTAGGGTGGCTGGCCGGTGGTGGCTCGACTCCATTGGTGGATGTTTTTACTCAAGCTAGTAGTGATATGGCTGACTATCATATCTCTACCGTCTTCCAAGCCCTTCATTCAGCTGAAAATTATCTTCGAATTCAG GATGACACTTTAAGTGGTGATTTAGCCTCCATAGATATGGCAACCAAAGAAAACTTGGGGAATCTCGTGAAAGTGGGCGAGGAATTGTTGAAAAAACCAGTCACCAGAGTGAATCTAGGCACGGGCTTATCTGAGCCTTACCATCACACTACCAATGAGATGGCTTTGAAAAA GTTTGCACTCATACTCCACAAGGAGAAGTGCGTCCGAGAGCTTAGATCGCCGAATACTAACAAAGGATGGGTTAACCATGGAAAGTCACTCGCAGAACAAGGTAAAGTTTCGCAAAGCATGCTCGGGACAGGGCCGAATACAGTTCATCACGAGTCTCTTGCAGATTTACATAAGCTCAACCTGAAGTAA